tttatatatagagtacttacttatttaaaatatttatatagaaTATTTTGTACATAAAGTACTTATTtagtaatttaattttttcactatattaaaaatatattatcttaCTAAATACATATCATTTgccaaaatttaaaaacttaggttttatatttttatctcatAATTTCAATATATagttttttagtagattttatattttttaaaaaaacttaataCTATATTTCAATTTAGACTTCAAAATTTACTATAGTAATTTGTGTTAGTCCTTAAATCTTGTATGGCTGCTCCCAACATTCTTAATAAAACGACAATAATAaatttaacttaaaaaatttagaacttTAATAGAAGTAATCAAACTTTTAAAAGCACTAATAGATTTTGGTCACATAAAATTTGAGGACAAATTTAAATCACAGTAAAATAATGTACCAAATTAATATGTGGTTAATAAAAATTAGTTCAACAATTAATATAAGATACCATTacaaatcttaaaatttaatttgagtacattaaaattttaagaattaaattgaatttaatataaaatttcagaaattaaactaaatattAACACCcacaatttatattaaaaacaaaaaaataaaattataactattttatttttagaacaGTCTGATGATTTTAGTATTCATACAGTTTAAATAAGTAAAttacttttatcttatttaatctTACATGAACACAGCGATTTTAATATTGTTAGAGCAATTACGTGGCAACCCCACAAAGAGGCACGTAATCAATATATGTCGTAGCCTTCTTTCTCTATTAATCTCCACGTGTATAGTTTAACTATGCGTTGTCAACATTCTACACTGTTCTTTAACTGCATGCATCGAAAAAGAGAACTTTCTAACTCTGTTCTTTCTTATCTTATTCAAATTTTCTTCATGCACCACTTGCACTTgtatttttgcttgtttgtttttTCAACTTTTGTTGTTCTTTGTTTCATCTTCAAATCCTTCGTTCAAAGGTAAACTTCAGAGTTAAGCTTTCTAAGCCTTGtacaatttatttaatttaatttctcttattcctacaattttcatttttcaaaattttagttGCAAAAGATTTTTGTCTCGTCATATTATTTGTTTGAATAATAACCCTTATTTATCTATGTTgtttttagaaaaagaaaattttcaaAGTCATTGTTCTGTTCAAGGATTTCACCTTTCTCTTGGATATCAATGGAGGTAAGCTAACAAATGTTTCTTTCTTTACTAAGGttgatttttattaatattactATTATTTGTGTAAAGGGATTATTTGGTAGCAcattaacaaacaaaaaaaacagAAGATTAACCTAACTTTAAAACTGTCATCATGTGGCCagattaaagaaaaaaaatggatgAAAAGGTCATCATCAACATCATCAATAATCTATATTGAAGAAAATGAGAGGAAAGAGAAGGATTCCTTTGTTCCATGGTTGGAGAGGTCTTGGTCAATGCCATCAGAGGCTGTGATGATGAAGTGTAGAGACATGTGCAGGACTGCCAAAATATTACTCCTCCACGAGCAGAACAGGCGTGGGGCCGCCGCACCCAGTGTTTTGCCGTCGTCAGCTCATGTCATTGACCGTGTCAAGAAGCTGCTTGCGGCTCCTAATGGGGATTCAAAGCATGAGGGTAACtcttttttcttgcttttttattatttgtttccTTCTCTTGGTTGTTTAATGTTAAGTTTAAATTTTGTATTACagataaaaatagaaatttcTTTAAAGTTAGAAAAAAAGTGTTATATACCTACATAGTTTAGGACAATAGACAACATCCGTAAATTAATATAtagtaataattttatattatgtgGCATTAAAAGCTGCATTTTAGTAATACCTCACCTATCTTGTAGAGTATTTATAGTACATGATACAATTATACGAAGTAAATCGTTTTGAAGAGAAATGTTAGAGTACAATTATAGCGAAATAAATcattttaaagaaaaatgttaGAAGACCATCACAATTTGTTGTTTTTGACCTGCCATcgatttaaatttaatttagtaaACTAATAACATACTTTAATTGACACTTAatggtaaaaaataataaattctgatgtcttttaacatttttttagtTACATCAgctgtatttttttatatgaaaagtATAGGATACCAACATATTATCTGTCAATTTATTACCAACaatgattaattattatattttaaacacatatataaagagacacatctaaaaaatatatctataaagacacttctattaaaTACAGTcataaaaaagacatttttattagacacatccacAAGCACACTCCCATTAAACACagttataaataagagttggcagatGTTGACAGAAATGATGTTGGTAACATAGCGGAATTGTTTTTTATaagtaaaaattatatttaagatttttctgtgatttagaatataaaattaatgttaTAAATAAAGTTAATGTTAACATGACCGTTTGTCTAATGATAATATCTAAGTTTTTGCTTATACCACACTTTCTTTCATTTTAGTAGCTTGCTAATAGCGAACATTATGTTACAACTTACCATTATAATTGGTCTAGTCCAATTAGCCAGAATAGAAGCATGCATGGGATGAAATCATGTTTTGTCtggaaaaaaattaacaattaaaacATCTTTGTATAATATCATTGAAGTACAAAGTACTCATccaaattatattaaatgaCAATAAATTTGGTAACCAATTTTTAGTATGAAAATATCATTAACATTTTTCAtggtatattttattttttactgtATAAATATGACTACGCATGTAATAGATAGTTTACATCGATTGTTATTGAATTTTGTGATAACCGtttctctcctttcttttgTCCATTCTTCTCTCCAAATCTCCTTATTCGGTTATTTCATTGCTTACTTATGATACACACTACTTACATTGATGAGATTCTTGTTTTTCATACTAAAGTAGGAGAATCTAGTTCCAAAATAAAGACATCACCAACAGGTATTAAAGGATATGATCCCAAGAAATCATCAAAACAACCAACTCTTCAGAAAATGTCTTCTTCAGCCAAAAGGCTTAAGGCAAAGAAGAATCGATCATCGTGCGTCAAAGGTGATAATAACAAAGGtgataataacaaaaataataatgatgatgcaATGGAGATTCTGAGACATATTCCAAGTGTGAGTACAAGAGGAGATGGGCCAAGTGGGAAGAGAATAGAAGGGATACTGTACAAGTATAACAGAGGACAAGTGTGTATTGTGTGTGTCTGCCATGGAAAATTTCTCACTCCATCAGAGTTTGTCATGCATGCTGGTGGAAGCCAAGTAGACAATCCCATGAAACACATCACTGTCTCTTCTAATAACTCGATCTAACAAGGAATTATGCTCCTTGTTTTCTCAGTCACCTCTTTTGTATACTATAAGAGTAAGCACAAAAACTGAACTTTTGTTAGTTTTTGAATCTACTTATTTTGTCTTTTTCATGGAATCAGTACTTGTTTTTGAATCTACTTGTTTTGTCTTTTACATGGAATCAGTGCTTTTCTCAATACAAATTTTTCTGCCATTAAATGGGATCTAAGATAAGAAAGATATGGAATGTGTCTTATGTTAATAAGAGGTGTGTGTCAGATGGATCTACAAATTATAAGTATACAAACTTGTTCTTTTTACAATtgttttattcatgtttgaaaAATGGTGTGCAAGAAAATCTttatcaaatattattttttttcctagTTGTGGAcaatttaagatttttttttctctttctagtTTGACAAGGTGAGCAAAGATTTCATTGGTAAGAGAAAGTTTGCGTTGATTATAATTTGAGAAATGGGTTTATTCAagtcaaaataaaatttgattcTTAGTTACCTAATTTTAGTTAGTCTATTTAAATGCTAGATATTAAAATTGTATTAACTTTCAAATAAATATGGAATTGATATAATCTTGGTGGTTTTATAAATAACTAATGCATTAATAGGCATTATAATgagattattaattttttatttattagatataatttttttagaaaagtATTAGAGGGTTATCAATCTAATGTTTTTAATTTgctaatttaataatatattgtCTATAATTTgctaatttaataatatattgtCTATACTTTTAAACATTGTtagtcaaaaataataaattttattagtctttTAACATTTTTCATATCTATAACTTTGATGTATTTttagtgtaaaatattttacatgtGCGTCCAATCACATAACGTCATATCAGTAAAAATAATCTAGTGAATGGCTATTCAAAAAAAGGTTGTGATTGTACgattgtataaaatattttacactatCAGTGTATGAAAATAAAACTATATATATTGGTCAATTCTGTGGTGGTCAAATTTGCGATGACCAATGGTGTTTAGGAGTTGACTTCCCAATGAACAGATGATTGACATATGGTTATAGTGATTGGAATAGATTATGGTATTAGAAGAGTGAACACCTAATTTAGTTTCTATCCATTTTAAATTAGGATAAGGTGATTtctgtccaaaaaaaaaaaaaaaactcacgCCGGCCTCTGTTTCTATGTAGTAGTTATTGATGTTGATGTGTACATTTATTCAGAATGAAATGCCACGTTGGATTAAGAGAAATGAACAGGGTCGATTTATACCATTGCCTCTTCCAAAAAAGACATTGTTTTTGGATTAAAGAAGAACCAAAACTTAATTTGGATGACAAACTCTAAATTTCTTTACACCTCTAACCTCTCCCCACTCACTCGTATTCAAAACAACAAGAGACAAGCTCTAGGGTGTCATGATTGGGAGTGGAGAACGTTGTTCATCCTCGAATTTCTGAATTGGAGGTGATAATTTGACTTGCAGCATGAACTTTAGTGAGAATGTTCGAACTCGGAGGAAGAAGAGATGAGTCTTCCCAAGTGCTATTACAGGTCTCATGCTATTCTACTCATGATTGGGACCAAAAATAATCTAAATAGGTTATTCTTTCGTTGCCCTTACTTCAACAAACATTTATGGTATTAATGTTTTGGTTGTTTCAATTATGTATTCACTATTAGTCTCACAAAGTTAATTCAAATTGTAGACTACAGAAATTTATTGCTCATTCTTTGTATGACTAGATGATTATGTTTCTTCGTTTACTGAGTATGCTATGAAGACAATCTCAAAGGGACATTGTCGCAGAAGCATAATCGATTTGAAGGCCTAGGTGATACGGTAGATGATAAAGTGAAAGAACTAAAGGATAGGTTGATTGAATTAGAGAATTAATTGGAGAAGAGTAGATTAAAAATAGCTAAAAGTATATGCTTGAGTTTAAATTGTAGTGTTTTTACATTTTATAGTGGAATTGTAGTTGCCTGCTTATTCAAGACAATTTTGTAAGAAACTTGATGAGTAATTTTAGTTTATCCAAGAATTTTGTGTCCTATGATAAAATAATGTGTTTTAACACtcttgaaattaaataaaaatgaattatTGTTAATGTTAAGAGTTTCTTTCctgaatttaatttaaattgtgGAGCAAATATTTGTACATATAGCATGGATTCAACTAATTTCATATAAAGCATAGAagtttatatattatattcatACTGATACTTAACAAGCAATTTATCTATTCATAGTTCAGATAGCATAGCAAGGACAGCAACATGGccctaaataaaaaaactaatctGTATGTTGGAACTATTTTATCACTTTAAGTCTTAAAGATGCAAATTAAACAATCAAAATACCAAAATAACAATTCACATTTCTATAATTCTATTAGCATAAATCTGTATTTTTTGGAGTTGTCATACCAACTATTGGTCCAGTGCATTGGTTTTGTGAGTTGTGAGGCCTCAGTTTCAGAGCTTGTAAAGGTTGAGATTTGAATCATAAAGTTGGCTTTGGTACTGGTACGGGTAGGGGCACAATACATAGAGCTGTTGGCCTAACAATctggtatttttttttaaatggttTAGGATTTTCACTGGAATTTTCTCCTGCAGTCTGTTACAAgtttactaaattaattaactaaatatTTCTATGGAATTGATATGTAACAATATACAGCATAAatagattttatttaaaaaaaataaaaaatgacttTCTTAGCTTGGGGTGCAGATTGTGACAATGAAATTTTTTCACTCTGAGTTTGGGCCATTGCTCCAACTCTCATAAACTTTTTAGGAAATTTTTTCTTGGCTTTTCTTGTCTTGGTCTATGACAAATTAATGAGTTATTAAGAGAACGcaacaaaataatataacatTTATTCTTATACATTGGACTCACCACAGAATCTAATATTGTCTCTCCTCCAGTGGCATTTTCATTGACATTGGTGGTGCTGTCACCTTTTTGTGCTTACTTAGTGACAAAAAAATGCACAATTAAGCCCTCATCTAAACTTATTTAGGACATATAAATTcctcaatattttattttttggacaATTTGATTCCTAACCCAAAAACATTATAGTAAAGAATTGTACTTGATAAGTGTTTATTGTTGGAGTggttgatgaattctaatttgTTGTCCTCTTTTGcactcttcttctctttttagTCATGGGCTTCCAATTAAGATCTTGTGGTGTATTTGTGCATTCCTTGTAGTAATAGTGTTTTTAGCCATACTTAGAGCAAGTAATAATGAATGTCTTCTTTGTCTTGGTTGTGCTCATCTCTCTCTCAATTGGGTTAGCTCTTCTCTTCAACTTGGGTATAATGATCAACTCTATTGATTGTGAAAGACAGTAGCCTTGGAACATCAGTAGGTGTTCAGTACTCTTCATTGTTGACAGGTTTAATGCAATATAAATATGTTGATTTGATAGCATCTATAGTTAGCAACTTATGGACAAAGTCCTCAGCTTTAAGACCTATTTTAGTCAATACTGCAACTGCATGTCTACATGACATTCCTGTTGGGTCCAATTTAATTTAATCAGAATCAGACATTGGACAATTAGCAACAAACTAGTAATTATAAAACCAAACTTACCAGTTAATTGCCAATATTGCATGTGGATGTCCTCTCCTGAGGGTTAACACTAACCTTATGATTTTGGGAATGCACTTCAAAAAGGACTCTTTGTAAGTCACTGACAAGAACTGAACGTCGATTCGaaatttcacaaaataacttcgttgcaagtatagttctgaaccaataattatttttcaataaaagtgtaattttgtttgtcacaatacaaaccaataaaaattgGGAGTTTTAAGTTTCGAGTCGTCTCCTTCGGACCATGCAAATTAGGTACACATTCTCGGTTGTAAAATATGGAGGTTTTGAAGCATAGAAcggaaaaattaaaagaactaaAGAATAAATAAACAACAATGAAGCAAAAGACAATTAGtgcaaattaaaagaaagcaagaTCAAAACTAGTGACAATGCACTAATGGTATAAAAGAGCATTGACTTGGGAATGAGAATTAAGAATCTTATCATcgtcataaccacaactatgacaatTATGATGAGTTAATCTCACTTCGTCAATCCCTAACATCGAGGAGTAAATCAAGCAAGCATACTTGACCTTAATCTataagtcctagctaacttactaattaatttagtaagAAGCTAGCATCAATGGAAACAAGAATCAACTAACAACCaaagaattaccactaaatgttggacattatgactctagtatcctaggaactcatttcccaagtcaaggtgtgaaaatctactcaaaatctatagttggcattttcacaaacaccttgTGGACATAAAAACAAAACATGGTGTTGAGTTATGTAtatactaattttaaattaatgatgacaaatattattttattaggtTAAACACCCAATTATCTTTTGATTGTGTTTGATTAGTATTACAGGctaaagaaataaaatagagtAGCCCAAATCAAATGAAACAAAGAAACAGAAGTTGCTAAAACTAAGcccaaaaagaaaataacaaagaaatCACATGGGCTGAGAGGTAAGGGAAGAAAATCCAGCCCAAGTTGCATCATTCAAGTGGAAGCCTTCCAAAGCCATCATTCACGAGTTCACTTTGGTTAGAAAcatgaagaaagagaagaaaactaCTTCTTGGTTCATTCaccagagaagaaagaaagagaaaggtaGATCACAAAAGCAAATGTCTAATCACCCAAATCAAAACGTGCTAAGCTTAGTCAGAAGTTAAAagtgatttattttttatttgcatgcaatttattttcttcactCCTTCTCCAACTCTCTGCGACACCATTTTGGGATAACTGGAGAAAGAAATTTCTAATCTATGCTGCTGTAAATCAATGGTTCACAAAGTTACTTGGAGGCAAAGCACATTCTTAATGGTATGGATTTGGGGCTTATCACTGAACAACAAGCCTTGCTGCTCAGTTGACCTCCGTCAAGCaagaaaatcaaaattgaaatttCTAATTTGTGGGTTAATTGAAGAAAGTGAAATGACAATCTTGAGAAGCACACAACTCAAGGACTTGACTCAGAAGAAATCAAGACAGCAATTTTGAAAGAAGtacaaataagaaaaatttcATCTTTCTGAAGTAAGGAGAGAGAACCAGAATTTGAGTTTGTTTGAAGAGCTTCTCTGTGAAGAGTTCAATGTTTTTTAATGTTTCTAAGTTAAAGAAGCATTCCACCAAGATGAAGAACTTAATCAGAGTTAGCTGAATTCGGTTCAACTTATAGCAACAAAGGCTGTTAATGCATCAATCCCCTTCATGTTCTACagtttgtattttattttctatgtatatCTTCCtgtaattaggattagttataaaaagggaagacttctcttctattaggtACATTATATTAGAGGGATTCCATTAggaaattctatacaaatttacattctacattccatgagcaactaaacctccactgttaaggatAGGAgttctgtctatttgtatggattgattttattactttttctattttaatttatgttttggatttatatttaagaattgttttcgttctttatcttatgaatttgggtggaacggaagtatgatcctctttctatttgagttcttgtataacttgaaaaagctctatacttgaacaacaacttgaaaacatattctcctaaattctaattatctggatttaacgggatacgtgacatataatccttttattctttgggtaattagagtttttgtggcatacacactggaatttgatcatgtaccctttaattggaattaattgaccaaggaattggcagttaatgaattttagaggagactaggaaggtctaaggaattagggtctagtcacatgtAGTTTGctataaattaaatcctacataattaaaatagttagtaagaaaagttaatccggaaaaatagataactctaaagccttaactgttttcccatattttatttttaacttaattaCTTGCGTACCTGCCTTATGACATTTTCAACTTAACCTTTTAAACATCTCAATATCAAAACCAATTTCtacttgcctaactaagccaatcaatcaatcattattgcttgatccatcaatcctcgtgggatcgacccttactcacgtaaggtattacttggtacgacccggtgcattTACCGGTAagtttgtgggttgtaaaataccgcaccacAATGCAGATTCATTATAGGCAGGGGCGGAGCTTAGTTAAGATAAGGGCCCCCCCCCAAacttttgtaaaaaaattagtagtactttttcaaaaaaaatagttcagttgACTCAAATACTTTACTATGACTTAAAATATCAAAGTTCAATCTTCATTTCTTGCTTTTATTGCACAATagattttagttttaaacattCAAACCTTGTTGGATTTGGACTGAACTAAGTGCATTCGCATTTCGCAACTCTCTATTCAATAAGTAATACTCCTTCTATCtttgagttcaaatataaaaaattaggtattttttatttatgtaatttaatattattatatattttactttttatttagtttaattttttatatgataaaaaatattagaatattcagtaagtattgatattattgtatttgtataaattgataaaaaaaataaataaatattataaattttaatatttatccttctaatttcttttttacatattttacaggatatatatttaaattttttatataaaataatcatgaaaaatcaaagaattgatgcatttttaaGAGAATGGCTAATATTCAAGAAGGAGAACATATAATTTTTACAATATCAATTTCTGTAGAtagttcttctactttaatgaatTATGAAAAAAGTGAGATACAACCTTCAAATGTTTAAAGAGTTGCATCTGATGAGTTTGACCTTAATTCTTTAGAACGAGACACTAAAAATGGCTTTAAATTTGGCAATGTCACCCAAATCAGAAAGATGAGGTTAGACGAGCTTATCTTAAATGGGTCCATATAAAAAACATCTTGACAATTATCTTCTATCTGCCCCCTCCCCCCAAATTTTATTTCAAGCTCCGCCACTGATTATAGGTTAACTCCATCTCAACTATCAGCCTAAAGGCTTTTACAAAACCTTAGATCAAAGCACAAAGTATTTAGATCATTTGCctatatgcacaaaattaataTTTAGATTTATGTCATGATTACCAGTGGGATTAAGAAGATAGCTGATTCTAGCTTCCCCCATAAAACTATGAGGTTTCCATACTTTATCCATGAGAAGAATTACAGGTGGCCATGAAGGTCCACTTACAACTACAGAAAGTAATAGAATTGGACTGGCCGCAACGATGATTGTCGGTTCATTGGATGTCTCCAATTGCTCCAACTCTGGGATTTTAACATGTCCTGGGACATTTGGGGAAGATGAAAATAATTCACAAAATTGGGTGGTGTAATCCAATTGGGACATATTAGGTAGGTGGGAGAGAACCTGGATACGTGAGATAGAAAAGGAATTATTGTTGAACATGTTGTAATAGGACTAGATTTTTATAACTCAGTTTTGGTGGCATATTACCTTTTGATGTTATGGACCTACCCAAGGTGCCATAGCAGGACAATGGCCAAAAGTCATCTTTGATAAACCAACTGACGACGATCTGAATCCTGTAGGTGGAATAGGCACTATTACAGTCCCAAGTGGACTTGGCCGCAGAGTTGATAGCACCTCATTGATGATGACATCATCATCGAATCCTGGGGAGTTGGGGACGATGAGATCAAACAATCCTGAACTTTTGTCTTCGACAAGTCCCTTCCCCTTTTACATCTGTGGTATATTGTGTGTGTAAGAATTAGTAGTTGCTACCTTAACTCCAGCACGAGAGGCAGTATAGCCAACATTCGCCATCGTACTCCCAAGTACTTGCGTACTACATGTACATTTCACACCACTAGGACTTGACTGAGCTGTAATGGAAGACTCCTAAGCGCTTAGGAATTTTTTCATCTCAAGCAACGATGCATCAGTTTGCTCCAGAAGTTTGGTCTTGAAGAAAAGTTTTTTTATCACAATTCACTTACCTGGCATCCACCATCTACATGAACAAAGAGGCCAAAAACAAGACATATAGTGTTATGAAAAGGTTTTTATTGAATAGTTACTTAAAAGAAGCCTCTTGCATGCGTAGTAGAAACAAAAACATTTCATGACCATAGTGCCTAGTATTTAAACCATAAACATTTCATGACCATAGTGCCTAGTATTTAAACTTTATCACAACTATTTAGCCTTTACTTATGCCAGACACATACACATTTTATGGGTATTTTTTTAACCCTCCACATCGAAACATAATCTTAAAAGTTATTCCTTCTACTTAACATGACATCGAATGTTGATGCTTACCTCACACAATGTTTAGTACACGTCGGAGACGTTTCTTATCATCATCAGCAATAGTATTATGCGATTGCACTTGGACACTGTTACGGCCCGGTCCAAAGACCCGACGGGTCGACCCTGGCCTGAGCTCCACCCGACCCGACTCCTCGCCCTTCAAACAACCCGGACACGTGTCCCGTGCGACCCCCACGCGGCTACAGCACAATGTCCTTGGGAATATGGGCCTGTCCTCACgaggggcccactactgacatgtatataaggggaagattggctcttcccccgaggtacgtcacattTTTCACATAACTTTTCCCGCCTGCACACTagctgacttgagcgtcggagtgtctttgcaggtggcaccccccctcaTCATCATCTCTCCAAGACAAGTGCTCGGCTACTCGACAACCCGCAAACAGTGCGACCAAAGCTAAGGCGTCCTCACTCCCACACCTACTTACCCGATCTGTCCGGAACCCGACAaacgaacattggcgccgtctgtggggactcGTCTAAATGGAAGTCGTACTGGGTCCCGGCGACCAAGCTCGAGCAGCCGGAGCGGAGGGGGCAGCCTCCGTCGCCTCGCAAGGGGGGCGGCGGAGGTCCCCCCATCGACACACGAGGACACGACCATTCGGAGGAACGGGCGGCGatagcgccataataatgcaagaGCTACGCCACAGAGTTCAGAACCTAGAACGGCAACTTGCCGACCGGGAGCGGGATGGACGGTCTACCGATCCGAGCTATACCCCGTCTCCCGGGAGCGAGGAGGAAGACTCTTACCAAAGCCGCCCGCGGCGCACGTCAGCATCCCGGACGGAAGCCGAGAGCACGCGGGAGGAATCACCCATAATGAGAAGACGAAACGATACGATCATTTACTCCCGCGGCGGACCAACCCGCCGAGCGGCAAGAGATCGCGAAGACGGGAAAGCGAGACCCGAGAGGACACGACAACCCGTGATAATGGGCGTCACCCCGTTTCACCGATCTATCCTCGAGGTCCGGTtgccgaaacacttcgacaaaccaacggacatgaggtatgACGGAACTCAAGACCCTCTAGAACACCTCACGGCCTTTGAGGCCAGGATGAATCTGGAAGGAGTTGGAGACGAAGTAAGATGCCGCGCTTTCCCGGTAACCCTAGCAGGGCCAGCGATCagatggtttaacggcctcccaCAAGGTTCCATATACAGCTTCTCAGACATCAGCCGTGCATTCCTGGCCCAATTCACAACGCGGATCGCGAAGGCCAAGCACCCCATCAACCTTCTAGGGGTAACCCAGAGACAAGGTGAACCGACGAGGAGGTACTTagatcggttcaacgacg
Above is a genomic segment from Arachis stenosperma cultivar V10309 chromosome 1, arast.V10309.gnm1.PFL2, whole genome shotgun sequence containing:
- the LOC130935147 gene encoding ninja-family protein AFP3-like; this encodes MEIKEKKWMKRSSSTSSIIYIEENERKEKDSFVPWLERSWSMPSEAVMMKCRDMCRTAKILLLHEQNRRGAAAPSVLPSSAHVIDRVKKLLAAPNGDSKHEVGESSSKIKTSPTGIKGYDPKKSSKQPTLQKMSSSAKRLKAKKNRSSCVKGDNNKGDNNKNNNDDAMEILRHIPSVSTRGDGPSGKRIEGILYKYNRGQVCIVCVCHGKFLTPSEFVMHAGGSQVDNPMKHITVSSNNSI
- the LOC130935155 gene encoding uncharacterized protein LOC130935155, whose product is MEVVLGPGDQARAAGAEGAASVASQGGRRRSPHRHTRTRPFGGTGGDSAIIMQELRHRVQNLERQLADRERDGRSTDPSYTPSPGSEEEDSYQSRPRRTSASRTEAESTREESPIMRRRNDTIIYSRGGPTRRAARDREDGKARPERTRQPVIMGVTPFHRSILEVRLPKHFDKPTDMRYDGTQDPLEHLTAFEARMNLEGVGDEVRCRAFPVTLAGPAIRWFNGLPQGSIYSFSDISRAFLAQFTTRIAKAKHPINLLGVTQRQGEPTRRYLDRFNDECLEIDGLTDSVASLCLTNGLLNENFRKHLTTKPVWTMHEIQTVAKEYINDEEVSRVVAANKRQSGYSQARQPGDGERAKEKVREEAPNKAPRPFPRVGKFTNYTPLTLPIVEVYQQIAKKGILPKPRPLKDRTGGNKNLYCDYHKGYGHQTQDCFDLKDALEQAIREGKLAAFSHLIREPRRRYRDQDEEGKTRSAKQR